One part of the Arabidopsis thaliana chromosome 1 sequence genome encodes these proteins:
- a CDS encoding Putative serine esterase family protein (Putative serine esterase family protein; INVOLVED IN: biological_process unknown; LOCATED IN: mitochondrion; EXPRESSED IN: 22 plant structures; EXPRESSED DURING: 13 growth stages; CONTAINS InterPro DOMAIN/s: Protein of unknown function DUF3657 (InterPro:IPR022122), Protein of unknown function DUF676, hydrolase-like (InterPro:IPR007751); BEST Arabidopsis thaliana protein match is: Putative serine esterase family protein (TAIR:AT1G58350.2); Has 481 Blast hits to 386 proteins in 96 species: Archae - 0; Bacteria - 0; Metazoa - 284; Fungi - 2; Plants - 83; Viruses - 0; Other Eukaryotes - 112 (source: NCBI BLink).) — translation MLRRLGWLIGLSQRSRQTKSIDAEPYVARVKPVLMIDTVQEIAIYIHRFHNLDLFQQGWYQIKISMRWEDGDNNSCGIPSRVVQYEALDSTSNDSYGVWKIDDKDSSFLTQPFRIKYARQDVRLCMMVSFTMPLERYEGSATSAVILKFELLYSPIMEDIPVTHSDACAAAVHEFRIPPKALSGVHSYCPVHFDTFHAVLIDVSVHVSVMKSAAYKRPAILSSDASNGKNLTSGNIQSSKKAFTQIASADKKLVSFVKALLGARDTLLEEMQRLSKAVGQTVDLSEFVSSMDNALLSDSGSTGKSVEVEGSGQGKLQNNLELNGPFDLASDDWLHNFSKEHLSRTFHLLGTQLHYLWNTFLTLHRDNYTKILEYLRDIWTKDRRAEWSIWMVYSKVEMPHHFISGMEDISNHSSHKRVSTGLKLNDPAQVASTRAELHRRSIAQMRINNRAIQDMHIFGDPMRVPIVIIERVWNAPRRTFSDNSYMRHVDRIDSSLLNGHDDESGTKKHINPQHTGRELKIVVFVHGFQGHHLDLRLIRNQWLLIDPKIEFLMSEANEERTHGDFREMGQRLAQEVVSFFKRKKDKHARYGRLKNIKLSFVGHSIGNVIIRAAIADSLMDPYRKYFHTYISLSGPHLGYLYSSNSLFNSGLWLLKKLKSTQVIHQLTLTDDPDLQNTFFYKLCKQKTLCSFKNIILLSSPQDGYVPYHSARIESCQPASFDNSKRGVAFLEMLNNCMDQIRGPSPETPHHQRVFMRCDVNFDTTLYGRNLNSFIGRAAHIEFLESDVFARFIMWSFQDLFR, via the exons GATGGGAGGATGGTGACAACAACTCCTGTGGAATTCCTTCACGAGTTGTTCAGTATGAAG CGCTTGATTCAACCTCAAACGACTCATATGGAGTGTGGAAGATAGATGATAAGGATAGTAGTTTCTTAACACAGCCCTTCCGCATTAAATATGCAAGGCAGGATGTTCGTCTCTGCATGATGGTCTCATTTACTATGCCTCTGGAAAGATATGAG GGGTCAGCTACATCGGCTGTTATATTGAAGTTTGAGCTTTTGTATTCTCCAATCATGGAGGATATACCTGTGACACATTCAGATGCTTGTGCTGCGGCAGTGCATGAATTTCGTATTCCTCCTAAAGCTCTTTCAGGCGTGCATTCTTACTGTCCAGTGCACTTTGATACCTTTCACGCGGTTCTTATCGATGTAAGTGTCCACGTCAGCGTCATGAAATCCGCTGCTTACAAACGGCCTGCAATTTTATCAAG TGATGCGAGTAATGGTAAAAATTTGACCAGTGGCAATATTCAGTCTTCCAAAAAA GCCTTTACTCAAATCGCTTCTGCTGACAAGAAGCTGGTGTCATTTGTAAAAGCCTTACTCGGAGCTCGTGACACTTTGCTTGAAGAAATGCAAAGGCTTAGCAAAGCAGTTGGTCAAACAGTTGACTTGTCTGAGTTTGTATCCAGTATGGACAATGCTCTTTTATCTGACTCAGGTTCAACGGGAAAATCTGTTGAAGTTGAAGGTTCAGGACAAGGCAAGCTACAAAACAATCTTGAG TTGAATGGCCCATTTGATTTAGCAAGTGATGACTGGCTTCACAACTTCTCAAAGGAGCATCTATCTCGCACATTCCACTTACTGGGCACCCAGCTCCATTATCTATGGAATACCTTTCTGACATTGCACCG GGATAATTACACAAAAATCTTGGAATATCTTCGCGATATCTGGACTAAAGATCGAAGAGCGGAATGGTCAATATGGATGGTGTACTCCAAGGTTGAAATGCCACATCATTTTATAAGTGGAATGGAGGACATTTCAAACCATAGTTCACACAAAAGAGTCTCGACTGGGTTGAAGCTGAATGAT CCTGCACAAGTTGCATCCACCCGCGCTGAACTTCACCGTCGAAGTATTGCACAAATGCGG ATAAACAACCGGGCAATACAAGACATGCATATATTTGGTGATCCTATGCGGGTTCCTATAGTTATAATTGAACGTGTTTGGAATGCACCAAGGCGTACGTTCAGTGATAATTCGTACATGAGACATGTTGATAGAATCGATTCTAGCTTACTTAATGGGCATGATGATGAGAGTGGGACGAAAAAACATATTAACCCACAGCATACTGGGCGTGAGCTGaagattgttgtttttgttcatgGTTTCCAG GGGCATCACTTAGACCTAAGGCTTATCCGGAATCAGTGGCTCCTAATTGATCCAAAGATAGAGTTTCTCATGTCTGAGGCAAATGAGGAGAGAACACATGGCGATTTTAGGGAAATGGGTCAGAGGCTTGCGCAGgaagttgtttcttttttcaagaGGAAAAAGGATAAACATGCGAGATACGGGCGCTTGAAAAACATCAAGCTGAGTTTTGTTGGACATTCAATTGGTAACGTCATCATCAGAGCTGCAATAGCTG ATAGTTTGATGGATCCATACAGGAAGtattttcatacatatatatcgCTTTCGGGTCCACACTTGGGTTATCTATACAGTTCAAATTCCTTGTTTAATTCTGGACTTTGGCTCCTGAAGAAGTTAAAGAGTACTCAGGTTATTCATCAGCTTACACTCACAGATGATCCTGATCTCCAGAATACTTTCTTTTACAAGCTCTGCAAG CAAAAGACGTTGTGCAGTTTCAAGAATATAATTCTCCTGTCTTCGCCTCAG GATGGGTATGTTCCATATCACTCAGCTAGGATTGAGTCATGCCAACCAGCTTCTTTCGACAACTCAAAAAGAGGTGTTGCTTTCTTGGAGATGCTTAATAACTGTATGGACCAAATACGTGGGCCATCCCCTGAAACTCCGCACCACCAGAGAGTGTTCATGCGCTGTGATGTCAACTTCGACACAACCTTGTATGGTCGTAACCTGAACTCATTCATCGGCCGTGCTGCTCACATCGAGTTTTTGGAGTCTGATGTCTTTGCAAGATTCATAATGTGGTCATTCCAAGATCTATTCCGCTGA
- a CDS encoding Putative serine esterase family protein (Putative serine esterase family protein; INVOLVED IN: biological_process unknown; LOCATED IN: mitochondrion; EXPRESSED IN: 22 plant structures; EXPRESSED DURING: 13 growth stages; CONTAINS InterPro DOMAIN/s: Protein of unknown function DUF3657 (InterPro:IPR022122), Protein of unknown function DUF676, hydrolase-like (InterPro:IPR007751); BEST Arabidopsis thaliana protein match is: Putative serine esterase family protein (TAIR:AT1G58350.2); Has 480 Blast hits to 383 proteins in 96 species: Archae - 0; Bacteria - 0; Metazoa - 283; Fungi - 2; Plants - 87; Viruses - 0; Other Eukaryotes - 108 (source: NCBI BLink).), with translation MLRRLGWLIGLSQRSRQTKSIDAEPYVARVKPVLMIDTVQEIAIYIHRFHNLDLFQQGWYQIKISMRWEDGDNNSCGIPSRVVQYEALDSTSNDSYGVWKIDDKDSSFLTQPFRIKYARQDVRLCMMVSFTMPLERYEGSATSAVILKFELLYSPIMEDIPVTHSDACAAAVHEFRIPPKALSGVHSYCPVHFDTFHAVLIDVSVHVSVMKSAAYKRPAILSSDASNGKNLTSGNIQSSKKAFTQIASADKKLVSFVKALLGARDTLLEEMQRLSKAVGQTVDLSEFVSSMDNALLSDSGSTGKSVEVEGSGQGKLQNNLEKLNGPFDLASDDWLHNFSKEHLSRTFHLLGTQLHYLWNTFLTLHRDNYTKILEYLRDIWTKDRRAEWSIWMVYSKVEMPHHFISGMEDISNHSSHKRVSTGLKLNDPAQVASTRAELHRRSIAQMRINNRAIQDMHIFGDPMRVPIVIIERVWNAPRRTFSDNSYMRHVDRIDSSLLNGHDDESGTKKHINPQHTGRELKIVVFVHGFQGHHLDLRLIRNQWLLIDPKIEFLMSEANEERTHGDFREMGQRLAQEVVSFFKRKKDKHARYGRLKNIKLSFVGHSIGNVIIRAAIADSLMDPYRKYFHTYISLSGPHLGYLYSSNSLFNSGLWLLKKLKSTQVIHQLTLTDDPDLQNTFFYKLCKQKTLCSFKNIILLSSPQDGYVPYHSARIESCQPASFDNSKRGVAFLEMLNNCMDQIRGPSPETPHHQRVFMRCDVNFDTTLYGRNLNSFIGRAAHIEFLESDVFARFIMWSFQDLFR, from the exons GATGGGAGGATGGTGACAACAACTCCTGTGGAATTCCTTCACGAGTTGTTCAGTATGAAG CGCTTGATTCAACCTCAAACGACTCATATGGAGTGTGGAAGATAGATGATAAGGATAGTAGTTTCTTAACACAGCCCTTCCGCATTAAATATGCAAGGCAGGATGTTCGTCTCTGCATGATGGTCTCATTTACTATGCCTCTGGAAAGATATGAG GGGTCAGCTACATCGGCTGTTATATTGAAGTTTGAGCTTTTGTATTCTCCAATCATGGAGGATATACCTGTGACACATTCAGATGCTTGTGCTGCGGCAGTGCATGAATTTCGTATTCCTCCTAAAGCTCTTTCAGGCGTGCATTCTTACTGTCCAGTGCACTTTGATACCTTTCACGCGGTTCTTATCGATGTAAGTGTCCACGTCAGCGTCATGAAATCCGCTGCTTACAAACGGCCTGCAATTTTATCAAG TGATGCGAGTAATGGTAAAAATTTGACCAGTGGCAATATTCAGTCTTCCAAAAAA GCCTTTACTCAAATCGCTTCTGCTGACAAGAAGCTGGTGTCATTTGTAAAAGCCTTACTCGGAGCTCGTGACACTTTGCTTGAAGAAATGCAAAGGCTTAGCAAAGCAGTTGGTCAAACAGTTGACTTGTCTGAGTTTGTATCCAGTATGGACAATGCTCTTTTATCTGACTCAGGTTCAACGGGAAAATCTGTTGAAGTTGAAGGTTCAGGACAAGGCAAGCTACAAAACAATCTTGAG AAGTTGAATGGCCCATTTGATTTAGCAAGTGATGACTGGCTTCACAACTTCTCAAAGGAGCATCTATCTCGCACATTCCACTTACTGGGCACCCAGCTCCATTATCTATGGAATACCTTTCTGACATTGCACCG GGATAATTACACAAAAATCTTGGAATATCTTCGCGATATCTGGACTAAAGATCGAAGAGCGGAATGGTCAATATGGATGGTGTACTCCAAGGTTGAAATGCCACATCATTTTATAAGTGGAATGGAGGACATTTCAAACCATAGTTCACACAAAAGAGTCTCGACTGGGTTGAAGCTGAATGAT CCTGCACAAGTTGCATCCACCCGCGCTGAACTTCACCGTCGAAGTATTGCACAAATGCGG ATAAACAACCGGGCAATACAAGACATGCATATATTTGGTGATCCTATGCGGGTTCCTATAGTTATAATTGAACGTGTTTGGAATGCACCAAGGCGTACGTTCAGTGATAATTCGTACATGAGACATGTTGATAGAATCGATTCTAGCTTACTTAATGGGCATGATGATGAGAGTGGGACGAAAAAACATATTAACCCACAGCATACTGGGCGTGAGCTGaagattgttgtttttgttcatgGTTTCCAG GGGCATCACTTAGACCTAAGGCTTATCCGGAATCAGTGGCTCCTAATTGATCCAAAGATAGAGTTTCTCATGTCTGAGGCAAATGAGGAGAGAACACATGGCGATTTTAGGGAAATGGGTCAGAGGCTTGCGCAGgaagttgtttcttttttcaagaGGAAAAAGGATAAACATGCGAGATACGGGCGCTTGAAAAACATCAAGCTGAGTTTTGTTGGACATTCAATTGGTAACGTCATCATCAGAGCTGCAATAGCTG ATAGTTTGATGGATCCATACAGGAAGtattttcatacatatatatcgCTTTCGGGTCCACACTTGGGTTATCTATACAGTTCAAATTCCTTGTTTAATTCTGGACTTTGGCTCCTGAAGAAGTTAAAGAGTACTCAGGTTATTCATCAGCTTACACTCACAGATGATCCTGATCTCCAGAATACTTTCTTTTACAAGCTCTGCAAG CAAAAGACGTTGTGCAGTTTCAAGAATATAATTCTCCTGTCTTCGCCTCAG GATGGGTATGTTCCATATCACTCAGCTAGGATTGAGTCATGCCAACCAGCTTCTTTCGACAACTCAAAAAGAGGTGTTGCTTTCTTGGAGATGCTTAATAACTGTATGGACCAAATACGTGGGCCATCCCCTGAAACTCCGCACCACCAGAGAGTGTTCATGCGCTGTGATGTCAACTTCGACACAACCTTGTATGGTCGTAACCTGAACTCATTCATCGGCCGTGCTGCTCACATCGAGTTTTTGGAGTCTGATGTCTTTGCAAGATTCATAATGTGGTCATTCCAAGATCTATTCCGCTGA